Below is a genomic region from Trichomycterus rosablanca isolate fTriRos1 chromosome 15, fTriRos1.hap1, whole genome shotgun sequence.
TCttaaaagcacattttaacAGTTCATGCTGTATAATGTTTAGTTTTACTGAATGTAAAGTGTTCTTGTGTCTATATGAGGTTCCTCCAGGTATACTTTGGTTACCttacacaaccccaaatcatgcagaaggtggagtgGCTACCCTGAAATGCCTCTGTGTGTACGTGGGTAattaaatgggtgagtgagtggtgcTCTGCATGAGCAGGGACAGAGTAGTGTGTTTAGGACAGGACAAGATTGAgacgaatgatctgctgtggtgacccctaactgatttaaatcccagcagtgctattgaccAGCCAGACATCGACACAGACGTCATGGGCCACGTCTCAGGATTGGTGGCTGAAGCCCCTGTGATGATTGGCACTTTGTTCAGgtgattcctgccttgtgtccagtgtttccctgtGTAACCAGACCCccgagaccctgaccaaaaTGAAATCAGGTTGGAAAAGGTCATGTGACTCACCTTAGACTTGCTCTTGTAAATGAGCTGATTGTCCTTAATCATAAACCAGCGCCTgcagagaaaaacacagaaacacagaaacaGCTGCAGCTACTGAATATTACTGACAATATTACTGCAGGAATGAAACTGTTCAGTACATCAGGGTTTGTTCAGTGCTTTATTTCATGTCAACCTGGACTTGGACTTGTTTTTATCTAATATAATATCTTATCTaaggctttatttattttgatcagttaattaagtgaataagtgaataaaaaatactgatatttaattaaaataaaacgaaTCCACTTGAGCTTTCTACAAACCTGTTCCATGTCTTAAACACATTGCTGGCCCTCTTGAACAGAAATCCCTCCATAACGATCCTGTTCTCTCTGTCCACATCGTATTTCTGTCTGCTGTCCTCATTCAGGTCGTCCTGAGAAGACGTCCGAGGACGGGTCAGACAAACCGGCCAACAAAAGAATCTCTGCATTAAAGAAGCACGTTGGTTCTCACGTCTCTTCTGTTTCTCAGCCATGATGAGTGAAGAGGTGAAAACAGAGCAGCTTCACCAAACCCGAACTTTTATTCCATCAGGATTTAATAGAGGAGCTCAGAACAGCGACTGTGACGTCACCCAGTTCTACAGTGGAGCTGAAACTACTTCAACTTCATTTACAGccgattacacacacacacacaattacatattacacacacacacacacacacacacacacacacacacacacacaattacatattacacccacacacacatacacacacacacacaattacatattacacacacacacacacacacacacacacacacacaattacatattacatgtggttactgtgtgtgtattgtacactcagtatcattaaacacacacacacacacacacacacacacacacaattacatattacatgtggttactgtgtgtgtattgtacactcagtatcattaaacacacacacacacacacacacacaattacatattacatgtggttactgtgtgtgtattgtacactgtatcattaaacacacacacacacacaattacatattacatgtggttactgtgtgtgtattgtacactcagtatcattaaacacacacacaattacatattacatgtgattactgtgtgtgtattgtacactcagtatcattaaacacacacacaattacatatttaatgtgattactgtgtgtgtattgtacactcagtatcattaaacacacacacacacacacacacacacacgtcttccACAAAATAGGACTTAAAAATATCATGAATAATAAATTGCATTTATACTTTAATAAAGCCTCTATAGAGCAGTAAAGAACATGTTGCACTATAGATTAggtatttattacaataatgtGTTATCTTTGTGTTTTAATAatctttatattaataattaataagctTTAGGactgttttttttccaattttttttgtaatggcAATATTTTCTGTAATGTAAAATTGATATGCTTTTGTGTGAACTCATTATTTACTCAGTAATTAAACTTTAGTATTTTAATAGTtaataaaagactaatatagttatttaaaatagtgttttaaatcattaataattatcAGTACGACCATTTTGTGTTtaaattgtgtataaactttattattcattattttattacttatgAAGAACACAGTTGATGCTTTTGTATGAAACTGGTGATGTGGGTGTAGGTTTGGTTTTGTGTCACTAGGTGGATCCACTAACACAGTTCATTTAAACTTTTATGTAAATTATATAAACCCAAACCCAACAATATAAacccaaaataaacaagcactaACATGTTTTACCAGATCTActtcatttcttccaaaaagatctgaaatactgatttgtctgaccacaataaacgttccactgtgtgatggtccatcccagatactGCTGAGCACAGAGAACCTGACACCACTTTTGGACATGGCTAACAAAAGacaggcatgtccaaagtccggcTCGCAGGACAATCACGACCCGAGGTTGGATTTTATATGACCCGCGTCTTCTGTCTTAAGTTGTATTAGttgtggcccgccagcacagtcaaatagaaaaaaataataattatactaatTTAAGATGCAATTCTCCTTTTTACTAATTGGTGGCAGCAGCACTGTAAGTACGCattcatgagaagtgacaaaaccgtgAATGAGACTCGTTGAGGTGATAAAAGCGACACAGGTTGTACAAACAACGATTAACGGGAACAAAATGTAATGTGacgtattgtactaaaacaacgacctaagaatttgagtggtggagagaacttatgcccagtaataatttagagaaCTCAGAGTTCCTGTGTCGTCCTTTTAGTACATAAAGCCacgttaagttttatttttgtaaatgtaccCCGTCTTATTTTACAGAGTTTCTGAAAGTTTTAAAGTTCAGTTAGAAATTCAGATAGCTTTTTCTGTATGTTCTGATTTGTTCACCTGAATGCATACATTTAGTTGTTATTCGCTGTgtgaaatgattaaataacagcgtatttatatgcatattttattattttaaataatgtcatcagggactgttgtCTCCCGGgtactttcacattatcaaatctggccctcctagaaaaaagtttggacaccactgacataaggcttcttttacacagtccagaaccggggctgcatgtcagtgtgaagatggattatgtaaaaatattgtttgcactattgagaaaaaatgttacatgatgttctttatgttgacTCCCCAAAGACTTCAGCCAAAAGCAAAAGCAGTTTCTCTGTCAAGTCATTTCTGAAACGTCTTTTCAGGGTAAGTCATGATCATTTGAGAAGCAAAAATCAAAGATCATATTCAAATACAAGAACTTGGACAtaactgtgtgtttatgttttcctgagtagaagaagaagaaaattccATTAACAGAAGAAAATGTTGAAGCTGTCAGCACTACAGAAAGGTAATAAAGGTGCAGAAGACTGAAAACTTTAGATATATGATTTTTAAGCAACAGATGGATATGAGCAaaatgttcatgcattttttaaggTTGTTTATGGCCTTGAGTACAGCTAGACAGCATGTCGTGTTCTATTAtatcttttattgtaaaattctTTCATTCTTAgtttaaacagacagataaGTGTAATCATTTCTTCTGTGTTGAATATGGCATGTTGTGCTAATTTCCATGTGGTTTATAATGATGAGATGTcaccctgtctgtctgtctctctctccaaACTATAGTGTAACGGATGTGTGTAGGGTGGATGAAGCCCAGAGTGAAAAGGCTAAAACACCCACACCAGTCCTCTCCGACGACAGAAAACAGCAGCTACAGGACAGAGGGTAAGAAATGCAGCAGCGTATATTTGTACGTTCATAAAGGTTAATACTGAACATGAACCCTGATCAgtattgtgtttgtgtctgtctgaTTTAATTGCAGGTTTGAAAACTTGGGAAACAGCTGCTACGTAAATGCCAGTATGCAGTGCCTGTTCAGCGCAGAATCTTTCTGCAAACAGCTCATGAAGAACATAAATGAGGACATGCCAGATGAATCAGCCAACTTTACCGGGTAGAGAAGAAGAAACAATGTTTTCtcggtttatttattatttactattcaatttcttattttagattaTGAATGATGAGAATGCTGATCTGGtaaagtgtgttttgtgcttttgCAGATGTTTTGCAAAGCTGTGGTCCATGAGAGAGAGCTCTGATTGGTCCACCAAGAACTCTCGTCTTGAAATTGATTGAGGCAGCTGCGCTTAACAACCCTGAATTTACACCTTACACTCAGAATGTAAGAAAACGCAACACAGACACCCTGAACatgattgttttgtgttttaagatGTGAAATGAACTCAGCTAACACAGTTGCCAGTAAGATTGAAATGTTTGAATGTTTAGGATGCTCAGCAGTTCATGTTCCACTGTTTGATGGAAATGGAGCAAACCATGAGTGGCGCAGGGGACATGGCTGTTGAATCCACAGTCAAAAAGAACTTCAACTTTCAGCTCTTGTGTATCATCACATGTAACGTGTGAGAACCACTAATAAACTAAATGTTTACGTTCTTTCATTTGTTCTATTTTCACTAGAAATGACATGTCCactttgtgtgtgtagatgtggagCTGAGAAAACCAGGATTGAGAACTATAACCACCTCTCACTTGGTCTTGTGCCTCAGGGATTCATCAATGACTtcctacatttattttttagggTAAGTAGCACACACATCCATGCAAGTTCCAGTATGTACACAGTGAACAGGGCACTAATGCATTAAATGATGTCACACTCACACTAAAACCAGATTGAATTTTCTTTAAACTTtgcattaaatgtgtgtgtgtgtgtgtgtgtgtgtgtgtgtgtgtgttgctcgctctccgtgatactgaaagttttcggatttgaatatcgataataaacagcttttattacgAGTTACGATtaattctctctactgatgcgatGCTGAATGGGTTGATTagattacagccaataagaactgtgcagaaatataagactcggttcctttcgttcatttcaaagatctattcaatagaatcggatcgttggCGAACGACCCATTACTAGTATATCTGCAGTTAGCACTGAGCATGTGAGTGAGAGGGGagcgcctgtttagcggagcagcctggtgatgtcaggaacaagatcagtgagattcaaacgccgatctgctctgacaaaagcgagagagctactgagaactttactgataactttactgagtACTTTACTGAGTACTTTACTGAGTACTTTACTGACAATACTTTGGAAATGTCGAGATGGAAACcccgaacgtgaagtatagacgtaatgaagtacagtgtctgtgtagccccgaatatttttaaaaacacattcgttttcattaaactgattttatttaaatagaattataagaactttgaaacagattttgttagtaatttacacattttgtttcatattttttatttataattattaaattatttattttttctgtgcatgtaattacttttccgagattaacTGGCGTACCAcatcgtgctgcttcacgtaccacagtttgagaaccactggactATTCCAtgaattattctttatttttctctctttatctGTATAATTTCATGCTGAGGCCTTCATGCATTTAAAGAACCCCCTCCTGCCTAGGGTTTGCTTTATCTCAGATCTATCCAATTTGGAAAAGAACTAAGCTAAGTGAATTCTAGCAAAGACAATCCAACATGTaatgtttatgaataaaatcCTCAGACAGACTGTCCGGGTAAGTCTACCAGTTATGTatcatttctattttaatactgtgttaaaCTGGAGATATAGTGTTAAGAATGATGTTATACCAATATCCTTAACACAAAGCTAAAGAACATTTGTACTGCATGATTAAATTACACATGTATTGATTTATGTGTATTAGAGCTGTTTAATCTATATAatcagtatttacattttattctgtTATTATGTTAGTGATATTAAGAGTTCACTTTTACAATCAGATACGTTTTAAGATTAATTTGTGTAATAAAGCTCTTACCACACTaagagcactgatacggtttctctccagtgtgaatgcactggtgt
It encodes:
- the LOC134328909 gene encoding arf-GAP with coiled-coil, ANK repeat and PH domain-containing protein 2-like isoform X1, which codes for MAEKQKRRENQRASLMQRFFCWPVCLTRPRTSSQDDLNEDSRQKYDVDRENRIVMEGFLFKRASNVFKTWNRRWFMIKDNQLIYKSKSKREATVLIEDVRLCTIEHSENIRHSFHFQLVSPTKRCFLKADSEEIDESNTEHHYQA